One Chloroflexota bacterium genomic window carries:
- a CDS encoding glycosyltransferase family 4 protein: MARWRIGLVVPRYGRDILGGAERSFRILAEQLIASGLADVEILTTCARDHLTWQNELPAGETIINNVPVNRFPIAHELRDAARYEAVHLRLMHQQTLSPDEQYEWVSQSAHSPELYAYLEARGRSFDFLIFGPYLFGTTCYGSAIYPERSILWTFLHDEIYARLIPLRDMYRACLGVMFNAYPESRLAQRLYGAHPGGRVVGVIANLESAQPNAERFSARYHLREPFILYAGRFERGKNIALLADYFLEYKRRRGGATKLVFMGWGPAHIPRHPDIVRLGFVDEQTKWDAYAAATLLCQPSLNESFSIVMMEAWQSGTPALIHADCDVTRYNVIQSNGGLYFRDEDEFQAALDLLLTDDALCRRLAENGKRYAQSEYSANAVLERFEMALTHWRALQ, from the coding sequence ATGGCGCGCTGGCGAATCGGTTTGGTCGTACCGCGGTACGGACGGGATATTTTGGGAGGCGCAGAAAGATCGTTTCGTATCCTTGCAGAACAGTTGATCGCGTCGGGCTTGGCGGATGTAGAAATCCTGACGACGTGTGCGCGCGATCATTTGACCTGGCAGAATGAATTGCCCGCCGGTGAAACGATCATCAACAACGTGCCGGTCAACCGATTTCCCATTGCGCACGAACTACGCGATGCGGCGCGTTACGAAGCGGTGCATTTGCGTTTGATGCACCAGCAAACACTTTCGCCGGACGAACAGTATGAATGGGTCAGCCAGAGCGCGCACAGTCCAGAACTGTACGCGTATCTTGAAGCGCGCGGACGGTCGTTTGATTTTCTGATCTTTGGACCTTATCTCTTTGGCACGACCTGCTACGGATCAGCGATCTACCCGGAGCGTTCGATCCTCTGGACGTTTCTCCACGACGAAATCTACGCGCGTCTGATTCCTCTGCGCGACATGTATCGCGCCTGCCTGGGCGTGATGTTCAATGCGTACCCCGAATCGCGCTTGGCTCAACGCCTGTACGGAGCGCATCCTGGTGGTCGAGTGGTCGGCGTCATCGCGAATCTTGAATCGGCGCAACCGAATGCGGAACGATTCAGCGCGCGCTATCATTTGCGCGAGCCATTCATTCTTTACGCGGGTCGTTTTGAGCGCGGCAAAAATATCGCGCTACTCGCCGATTATTTCTTGGAGTACAAACGCCGGCGCGGCGGCGCGACCAAGTTAGTATTCATGGGTTGGGGACCTGCACACATTCCGCGCCATCCGGACATTGTGCGTTTGGGTTTTGTGGACGAGCAAACCAAATGGGACGCGTATGCGGCGGCGACCTTGCTCTGTCAGCCCTCGCTCAACGAAAGTTTCTCGATTGTGATGATGGAAGCATGGCAGAGCGGTACGCCGGCGCTGATCCACGCGGATTGTGACGTGACGCGGTACAATGTGATCCAAAGTAACGGTGGATTGTATTTCCGCGATGAGGATGAATTCCAAGCCGCGCTCGATTTGCTTTTGACGGACGATGCGCTGTGTCGCCGATTGGCTGAAAATGGCAAGCGATACGCGCAATCTGAATACAGCGCGAACGCGGTGCTGGAACGATTTGAAATGGCGCTCACACATTGGCGCGCGTTACAATAG